One Hemitrygon akajei chromosome 14, sHemAka1.3, whole genome shotgun sequence genomic window, ATGGCAGAAGCTGACAAACATTTCAACTATAAAGGAGTTGAGATGTAAAGGGGAGAGAGGAAAAATATTAAACACCAAACATTAAACAGTGAagcaggttgaaggaacaattgGCTTAAAGCTGCTCTTGTTTCTTATTCTCTGTGCTTGTTAAATGCTGGAGTATTGTGAAATACTTCAGTATTTTTCATTGGTGATTGTAAGTTTATTTTGAAGAATCATTTCCATTTGTACCTAGTAGTTTATTTGATTTTCCCTAACCATTTAGGACGTCATTATGGGGCAGTGAGCTGTGAAGGCTGTAAAGGCTTCTTCAAGAGAAGTATAAGGAAGAACTTGGTGTATGTCTGCCGAGGGTCAAAGGACTGTGTGATTAACAAGCACCACAGAAACCGCTGCCAGTACTGTCGATTGCAGAGATGCCTAGCACTGGGAATGAAGCAAGATTGTAAGTGAAGGCCTGTACTTCCAGAAGATATCGTTGAGCCCATTCAGTAATTTAGTTGTAAAATGTTAACAGCATTTGCTTTCTCAATAGCTGTTCAGTGTGAACGGAAACCAATTGAAGTTTCTCGAGAGAAGTCCGCAAACTGCGCAGCTTCAACTGAAAAGATTTACATCAGGAAGGATTTGCGTAGTCCCTTGGCTGCAACACCGACCTTTGTAACAGACAAGGAAAGTGCAAGGTACCATTGTCAGTTAGAGGGTaatttaaattggtaaattggtttattattgttatatgTACTGAGGTTCAAtggaaaacttgtcttgcatgccatccatacacaTCATTTCATACCAATAGTGCATTGAGAtataggcagtccccgagttacgaacgtccaacttatgaacaactcatacttacgaaccAAGAGAGGAGAATacagtccgccattttaagtcgttgcctttgacactgtgttgagtgtgtaactttgtatttggcttaaagtttttcttagcaagattcaccctaaacccccccccccccccccacttttacagtcagcaccgcccccacttgtcccatttaacctgtctcagtgcagcggactttaggacctggggaatttagtgtggtggtctttaggacctggcggagctcgggacccgccacccgcagtgtttctgtttcgttgacggaaaacgatcacgattgaaaataaagtggaaataatgaagcaaacagaaagaggtgaaataccatcggtcattggaaaagcgttaggctacagtcagtcaacgattggaacaattttaaaggataaaatgagaataatggagcatatgaaaggccctgcctgatgaaagctacaattattaccaagCAATGCAGGGGTTTAATTACTGGAAtatatacatttcttaagtgttttatatgcatagaaaggtaaaatatatgctatatactaagacaaacatttgactaactgatgctaaataataccggatgtacctgttccaacttacataCAAATTGGACTTAAAGGCGGACTCAGGAATAGAACgtgttcataacccagggactgtctGTACTACAAGAATAAACAGTAACCATGCAGTAAGTGTTCCAGTTATAGAGAAAGCAGTACAAGTAGAAAATGAGGTATATATACCAAGTTGTATTGTGAAATCAAGAatccattttattgtactaggCAACCAACCAATAGTCTTACAACAACAAGACAGAAGGTGtctttgaatctggtggtgtgtgtTTCACTCTTtcctatcttctgcctgatgggagatggGAAAAGAGAGAATCTCCAATGTGGTGGGGttgttgattatgctggctggtaTAATGAGGCAGTATaagcagagtccatggagggaaggctcctttctgtgatgtgctgagctgtgttcacaactctgcaaTGTGTGGTCacttgcagagcagttgccatgccaAGCTGAGAAGCATCTGTATataatgctttctgtggtgcattgatTTAAAAGTTGGTGGGGGTCAAAGAAGAATGCCGAATTTCTTTGGCCTCCTGAGGAAGAGGAATCActggtgaactttcttggccATGGTATAAACCTATTGGACCATAACAGGCTGTTTAATATAGGGAAAAAATGGAGTTGTAGCGCTAATCTGGTTTGAGTACCAAGAAAATCAAACTGACGTTGTACTTTCTCTCtaaaaatttcaaagtacatttatgttcaAAGTATGTGTTcagtatgcaaccttgagatttgtcttcccacagacagccacgaaacaaagaaaaagcATGGAACCCATTCGAAGAAAGCATCAACCCCTTACatacaaaaaagaacaaatcatgctgcaaacagcaaaaaaaagtgaAGAAAACAGAAAATTAAACATTAAACCATAGAGACATTGAAACTGTTCAGTAGTCACAGAGCCAGTCCACAGtgatcaaaatcgcacaaaatagcaattttttaaacaaagagtaaccagaaaccagagacacatataacatgaactgcagtGTCTGATCAACAAACCAagtcaattaaaccttgcccaagacccaaaaCTCCAGCACTAACCTCCTTTGGTatcatcgagggagagagagggaccagttaaatgcaggcaccttcctccacgaGCACCGAGCAAAGGAAACCAATCAAACGCAGGCAGATGGCATTGAGCACCCACTCATCATCCACTTATGTCTTTGTTGATTTAAATCTTGCTCAATGCTTTAATTGGCGAGATTAAAGAGCTTGTGCCCCActtccaggcttcttggcctccaggCTGCACACTCCACTCTAAACCTCACTGAATTCCCTTGGTGACAGCAAAGTGCCAAATCACTCAATTGGCCAGAAGACACATCATCAAAATGTAAATTCCAGGTTCCAATAGTAGCAGAATCATATTTGAGAGAAGAAGTagtaaaagaagaagaaaaagtagttgttttgtgaactgtctgaaggatgTCACCTTTGGTCACTTTGTTCCCTGGCACCATCTCAAGATTGCTTTCTTGCTGTTATTAATAAGATTGGTGATTGATTTTAAAAGATAATAATATTGTAGATTGTTCAACCTCTTTAGGGAAGCCATTTGTTAAGAAGTAAACTGTGTGGAGTTTTTCAGAAATTACGCTGTCTAAAATAACTAACTTTCTTCTGTTAATTTCCTTCCTGGTTTGTATACACCAAATTAATCTCAAATTGAAGCAAAATATAATCCTATTGGCAGTAAGCACAAAAAAAAATTACTCATATAAACTAGCTAATTTATTCAGAATACCCAACCACTCAGGTGCTGGGAAAGAAATACTGCAACTGAAAGGGATAGTGGTGCCATCAGTAAGAACAAATAATGATAATGTGATAATGCAATGGCATCTTACATTTAAAAAAGTATTAATAAATTGACTTGGGGGAGATAGAGAGGGAGTTTGTGCAAGTGCAAatgctttcaatttttttttgtttcaacaAGATCTGGAGGCCTTCTAGAGCCAGGTATGCTGGTAAATATACAACAGCCATTGATGAAAACGGAGAGTGCTATGCTCCTCACATCTGAGAACAAGGTATAATATGGTCCAGTTTATTCTGCAGATTTCCATACTCTGCTGTAAATTCTACATttggataaacatttattgattACTGGTACTTTActtatttcaggctgaaacctgtCAAGGTGATTTAAGCACTCTTGCAAATGTAGTCACATCACTTGCAAACCTGAGCAAGTCAAAGGATCTATCCCAAAGTAGTGCTGATTTGTCAGGCATCGATGCCTTAAGTAATGGTGATGGTTCTTTATCAGAAATGCAACAAGATGACCAGTCTGCCAGTGATATTACCAggtaattattttaaaaatatatgcaTTAGAAGCAAGAGTAAACTATTCAGCCCTTGAGCTTGCTGCACCAAACAGTAAGTTGACTGATCTGATTCAAATCTCAACACCGTATTCTCACCTATCCACACAAATGTTTTGtcccttttcttctttttttaaaataatttttattctttttttctacaaaaaaaatacagcacattCACAAAAACCATGACCttaacaaaatcaaattaaatattgagcagcaaaagggagaaaaatataaaggcaaaagtaaacatacacagcagaggtgcaccgcaccaaaaacctcagtcctcaccccgtaagaaagtccaatacagggccccatatcctctcaaagatgtcccctctgtcctcattaTATAGCctcagtctctccaaatgtaaagtatttgccagttctctcagccacagatcgtatgtaggcacagagtccattttccacatttgcaggATTAACTTCTTAGCAATCACCATCCCAAACAATATAGCCATTTTTCATACTTATTGGCTGATGAAAGGGAGTTTGTTGCTCCAAGGATGGCTATGATCGAGACCGCTTCCCACAAGCctcagagaaacagtgaaaaatatTTTTCCAGTATGTATAAAGCTTACAACATGACCAGAATGAATGTGACAAGTTACTGTTCTCAGATTTACATCTATTACGAACTGGTGAAACATCAGGGTAGAAGCTGTGCAACTTTTCTTTGGAATAATGGGGTCCATGTATTGTTTCAAACTGTATGAGTCTGTGTCTGACGTTGACTGAACGATCATGTATACTCTTTAAACACTCATCCCAGACCTCCTCTGTCAGTTCTATACCCAATTCATCCACCCATGCCTGTTTAAGACCTGCAGTATTCACCCGAGCTCCATTATGTAGGATCTGATAAAAATAGGATACGGCACTACGAGTAACcggatcaaatttatttattgcctCCAGGGACTCATGTTTGTCTAAACCTTGGAAATTAGGTATATATTTCCTAACATAATCttgaatttgtaaatatctaaaaaaaactagATGCAGGGATATTGTAAACTGCTTGTAACTGCACAAATGAGGCAAAGTTTCCATTAATATATAGGTCACCTACACTACAGATGCCACTCTGTTTCCAGGAATTGTCCCTTTTCTTAATAAGTATCTAAATACGTCTGCTTTAAAATATTCAGAGTTGCTTCGTCCATTTCCACTGACGAAGGCATCTTCAGAAACTCACAGTCTTTGAGAGGAAAACTTTCATCAGCACTGTCTTAAATGAGTGACTCCTAATTGTAGATTCTTCCACTGAAGGAAATATCCTACCCATATCCAACCTCTTGTgtgtttcctctctctcttttcaaAGTTCTAGCAGATACGAGCATGGCTTGTCCAGCCTTTTCTTATGAGACAATCCAGCTATTCTAATAAACTTTACCTTAACTGCTCCTGATGTATTTACACCCTTCCATAAATAAGATGATCAATGTGATGCATAGTACTCCAATGCCTTATATAACTCAAGCATAAACTCTATACTTTTATGTCAAATGTCCCTCATAGTACACGACATAAGTCTGTTAGCTTTATAAATTACTGATTATCAAAAACACTGCAACAATAAGCACACTTTTATTGTGGACAGTTGTAAAATCTTTTAAACTACGGTATATGTATAGTTTTGATCAATTACTTTTTCTTGATAATTTGGTAATCTGCTGGAAAAATTCAATCTGTGCCTTTGTGGTTATCTTGTTTGGAGATGGTTGTGTAACATTGTACAACCTATGGTTCACAAAAGCACTTTGCAAGGTGAAACTAAAGTAGTAAAAAAAAGAACAGTCTGGCATCATTCAAAATTATGCTGCTGAGATATAGACTTCCTAATTTCAAAGTTTATCTTGTAGCATTGGAGTGTAACCCACTTCAATCAGTTGATTTCTTTATTTGTTCTGCATCTACATCACTGCATTATTGACCTTTTGACAATTGTTATGCAGAAGTAAGCCAGCCAGTGTTAGATGGATAAAATATGTCTGCATTTTCTGACCTTTGGTATTTCAGAGCATTTGATACACTTGCAAAAGCACTAAATCCTGCAGAAGGATCAGCTGTTCAGAACTCAGCAGAGTGCATGGATACTTCGGGCACCAATATCCAGCTAATCAGTGGAGAGCAGTCCCTTCCTATTGTTGAGATTGAGGGTCCTCTTCTCAGTGATGTGCATGTTTCTTTCAAGGTATGATAATGTCCATTGTTTGTTCAAATTATGGGACCTTTAGATTCTTCATCATTGCATTGTTTGTATTGTTTCTTATAAAACGTTTGGCAGGGCATCTTTCATTGTCAATTTGTGGATTTTCAACAGGCATTATATGCCAGGCACACTGAACTCCAGAGAGAGCATCCAGAaaattggcttccactgccttctgtggcagagcattccatagatccacaactctctgggtgaaaaagttgtttcctgaactccgttctaaatggcctaccccttattcttaaacggtggcctctggttctaggctcccccaacatcaggaacatgtttcctgcctctagcatgtccaatcccttattaatcttatatgtttcaatcagatcccctctcatccttctaaattccagtgtatacaagcccagttgctccaatctttcaacatatgacagtcccgccatcccgggaattaacctcgtgaacctatgctgcactccctcaaaagcaatgtccttcctcaaatttggagaccaaaactgaacacaatactccaggtgtggtctcaccagggccctgtacaactgcagaaggacctctttgctcctttactcaactccccttgttatgaagaccaacgtgccattgctttcttcactgcctgctgtacctgcatgcttactttcagtgactgatgtgcAAGAATACTTAGATCTCGTTAtacttcctcttttcctaacttgacaccattcagatagtaatctgccttcctgttcttgccaccaaagtggataacctcacatttattcacattaaactgcatctgcccactcacccgacctgtccaagtcaccctgcactcTCCTAACAtcttcctcatatttcacactgccacccagctttgtgtcatctgcaaatttgctaatgttacttttaattccttcatctaaatcattaatgtatattgtaaatagctgcggtcccagcaccgaccctagtcgctgcctgccattctgaaaaggacccgttaatccctactcttcatttcctgtctgccaaccaattttttaTCCATGTTTGTactctacccccaataccatgtgctctaattttgcccacaaatctcctgtgtgggaccttatcaaaggctttttgtaagtccaggtacactacatccactggttctcctttgtccatttttatAGTTACATTCTCAAAGAAGTCCAGaaaattagtcaagcatgatttccccttcataaatccatgttgactcagactgatcctgttactgctatccaaatgtgccactaTCACTTACTTTGTTCATTATAAACATGGTTAGCAAGATAATGTAATTGAGGTGGTCAGGAAGTTTTAAAAATATGTTATGTTTTAATCAACAATGATAGAAACCAGTATTTTTAATGGAAAAGGGAAAGGTAGGAATGAGAATTAATGGAATATGGCAAGttgccggggtggggggggggggtggtctggGGTGCTGAAGGGGTTGAGCAACAGCAATAGGAGGataggggagagaaggagagttgGGGAGTATGTAGCAAGAGAAATGGAGAATGAGAAGGACAAAAGAATTGGGGCTTagtaaatttttatcagtttATTTGATTGCCCTAtctcctcccatcctccttcccttcctgctTCAATTTTGGAAATAGTTGTCAAAAGTGAATAGTTGATCTGATTATGGTGCATTATCCTCATTTAGGCTCTTTACATCTGATACCAAGCTGCATTTTTAACCTTCTAAAGTTATTACCAGAACCTCTCAGCCATGTTGTCCCAGCCCAGTTACCTGCTTTACAACAGGCTTTGCAGCTCTTCTGTCCACTTGTATCTCAGTTGCTCCACTAGTTTCTCCTTATTAGAGATTATAGACCAATGGGTAAGCCCAATCAGCCCATACCCAGGTATGACCACCTGCAGACTGTGGACTATTTGGGGTAAACCTTTAGTTAAATGATAAGAATGATGCAAGCTTGCCAAAGTATAATAGCTTTCAAAGAATTTTTCTATCTTTGTGTATCTTTTTATGTTAAGATCTCTGGATGCCATACCACACATTATAGGCAATTAAATACTTTTGTACTATATTTGTATCTAGTGTTAAATTGCAACCCTTAATGTCCTAATGAATTAACTAGATAAAAAAATCAGCATTATTGGGTGAAAAATTGGTCAGGTACCATCCCTGTCCTTGTACCTTTCACACCAAAAACAGCTGGGTACAGTTCCTATGCATGCCAGCTGATTGAGAGAGGCATCACTGAtttaaagaacacacacaaattgctggagaagctcagcaggccagacatctatggaaaagagtaaacagtcgatgttttgggctgaaacctttcatcgGGACTAGAAAGAAAGGGGAGAAGTCATCTTCAGGGTAGACATCCCTCGAAGAGATTTCACAGCAGTAGTggtatcacaaacacgagaaattctgcaaatgctgcctggcctgctgagttcctccagcattttgtgtgtgttgctttggatttccagctgctGTAGAATTTCTCGTGGCACAGGAATGTGAAGCAACACTTGCAGGTTGCTCCCAACACATCCTCAGATTATGttggttggttgttaatgcatatgacatatttcactaagttttgatgtacgtgtgattaATTGTGGATTATGCCAAGATTGGGACCGTAGTGaatagtgaggaaggctatcaaagcttgtagtGGGATCAGGACCACTGGAAAAGTGAGCtgaaaaaatggcaaatggaatcttatgcaggcaagtgtgaaacAAACTAAGGTAAATCTTGCACGATGAGCGATagtgcactgaggagtgcggtagaacagggatctgggaatacagatccataattccttataagcagtgtcacaggtagatagggtcataaagagagctcttGGCACttcggccttcataaatcaaacaattgaatataggagttgggatgttgaaATCATTGAGGCCTAATTTCAAAGACTCGTTTTGATCAAAGGTTCAATGATTaatcttattatcaaagtatatatgcagaatacaactctgaaatttgtcttctccagatcaccataaaatgcagaaaaccatagaagtagttgaaagaaagacatccaTTCCCCCCACacggaaagaaaaagaaacaaaaacttgcaAATCCCAACCCTTCCTCGCACAAAAACTTTACAGACCACCCAAACTCCTAGCCCACCaattggcaacaagaaagaatgagaAAGAACAAGAATAGAACTAAAAGAGGTTAATATGAACAACAATCCAATTGATAAAATCTCAGAATTTTGATAACGTCTCCCAGGACAGCGACTCGTCTCCAAGGGCAGCAACACTCCAGTTCTAGTCATCTACCTATAGGAGAGATattaataaaattgaaagagtgcagagagaatttTTAGAAGTGTTATCAGgatttgagggcctgagttataggaaaaggttaagtaggttatgactttattttGTAGCGCATAGGAGAatgggagagatttgatagaggtatacaaaatatgaaggcattgatagggtaaatgcaaacgagctttttccactgaggatgggtgagactggaacttgaggtcatgggttaagggtgaaagatgatgtGTTCAAGAAGAATGTGAGGTGGgaatctttactcagagagtggaatgagccACCAGTGGAAGTGGTAAAAAGAAGctggttcaatttcaatatttaagagaaatcggctaggtacatgggtgggaggggtttGAAGGGCTATGCCCAGATGTATGTTGATAGGACCAGGCATAGTAATAAAAGTTAAGCGCAGACTtggaccaaagggcttgtttctgtgctgtaattctcTATGACTTCAATAAATTAATCTAATTGCACAGTTTTTCCATTTTGTATCTTTGAATTAGCTCCCTTAAAATTCCTCATTAGGTTGTATTTCCTGATGCAGCCAGCAGTTTTGGAAAGTAATGGTCACGATATCCTGTTGCTGTACGTTAAAGACATTGATTCTAAATGTGCAGTAATTAATTATAAAAACAATCGGGACTAATGGGTTTGTCACTTGTGCACTTGTTGCACGTAGCTCCTGAAGCTATGGGGAAGAAAGGTGGAAAGTAAAGGCCATCCTATCAAGATGTCATGTACAAATGGTGTAACAGATTCAAATACCTGTTCGACTAATCTAAATTTAGAAGTAATGAGAAATCAACTAGATAGCTGTCAAGAAtatgtttttattaattttaactgCAAACTTGAATTACTTTACCACAAAAGGAACCTTTGCCATAGTAGTATAACTTGATGTTAAAGTAAATTCTTGTATGCTATCCTCAGCTAACAATGCCATCACCGATGCCAGAATATCTGAATGTGCACTACATCTGCGAGTCTGCATCGAGATTATTGTTCCTATCCATGCATTGGGCAAGGTCTATTCCAGCCTTCCAGGCTCTTGGGTTAGTGATTTAATGGTCTTGTACTTCAGTTTGTCATTTGGAGCTTATTGTGACGTGAATGTGTACGTGCAGTGTTCCCAGGCCATGGGCTGCAATGCACAGTTTTTATCGTTTGTCTGCAAGTCTGGCTTATCTTTGTCAGGCCACTGATCACTATTTTTTTCAGATATTCACTGACATTTGTTTGTAAACTTCAAGATCCAGATTAATGTTTGGCAGTGTAACAATCTATTTATCTCGCAATACAGCACAGAGAAGGCCCTTCGAACCACAGCGCCCAGCAACCCCCGCCGAccccagtttaaccctaacctaatcatgggacaatttacagtgtcaGTTAACCTACCCACTATGTaaactgtgggaggaacctggacACCCGGAGAAATGCAATGCACACTCCTTACAGACGTTGCTGGATTTGAACTTCAAACTTCAGAATGTCCCCAGCTGTAATACCGTGCAGCTTCTCAAAGAAGTGTTGTACAGTTATTTGGCACAACATGTCCATATATCACCAATTGCAATGTGGTCTTCTTTGTCTTAGTAATTCAAGTGCTTGTCCAGATAGTTAAATTTTGTAATGATCTCAGCTACCACCACTTATTGAGTAAACACAATCCAAATTCCAACCTCCTTTTAGGTGGAACAATTTCCTCATTGCAACCCGTCTAAACTTTTTGTACAGTTTTCTCAGGTTCCCTCCCTCCATCAACCTCCTCACTCCATGGGAACCAAACGCAGTCTATTCTGTCCCTCCTCATAACTGAGATGTTCCATCCCAGGCCAGGCttccctctgtaccctctccacagcaatcacattcttcctatagtgtggtgaccaggcTGTGCATAGTTCTCTAGCTGTGGCCCAGACATTGTTTTATAAAGTTATACCATCATCTCTCTGCTTTTATATCCTGGTTAATGATGACACATAATCCCATGTGCTTTCTTCAGCACCTTATCTActacttctgccatcttcatggATTTTAGAACTTTGAACAAGGTTCCTCTGTTCCCAAGACTCTCTCATACCCTACCATTCATTTTGCTTGTCCTCCTAAACTTCTTCATCTCACAAGCAATTTCCAACTGCCAATATCAATATCGTCCTGTAGTCTAAAGGACCTTTACTCATTATAAACAACACCATTTATTGTATCATCCAACTCATAATGATTATAACAACGATGCAGGCCCTCGCACCAATCTCTGTGGTATGTCACTGCTCAGATGTTTCCCATTTCCAAAAGCAACCCTCCACAACACCTGCCTCCTATTAACAAGTGAACTTTAAATCCAATTTGCCAATAGTCTTCAGTTCTGTGTGCTCTAACCCATCAATCACAGCGCCTCCATGGGTATTTATTGTACCTCTTTCAAAAACTTCACATTGATCAAACAGCATTTCCCTCATATTTGGAATGTTACTGGATAATTTAAAAGTATGATGTGCAGTAATATGTTATTTTTGTACTCATGATTTTATTAAGGGTTAAGAATTTTCTGTTGATTATTTTGTTCTACAGGCCAGACAATAATACAGCTTTGGTACGCGCTTGTTGGAATGAGCTGTTTACACTTGGTCTTGCCCAGTGTTCCCAAGTGATGAATTTGTCAACCATACTCACTGCAATTGTTAACCATCTGCAAACAAGTCTCCAGCAAGGTTGGCAGGGAGCTAATCTTCAAACGGTTGATTCATGTGTGTTCTGAAATGCTGAATCATAGAATAATAGAGCATGTGTGTGTTGTGCTGTGCAATACTACTTCATAGAGTAAGGTCGCATCTAAAATACTGCTTTGATTAATCGTGCATGTGTACTTTGAAGTGCTGTACCATGAGGTTACAGAGCATGTGCATGCTATCTATGAAATGTTGAAATGTGATTTGAAGATTTGATAAATAGAAGCTATTTTTTTCTGGCAGGTTAGTTTATAACAAGGGGGATTATCAAGTTAGAGGCCATTCAAGGATGATCCCAGAAAATACACTTCAACTGGTAGGGATCTGCAGCTCCACTTCCCACCTGATCtgccaaaaaaaaaatcttccctGTTCTGGTCAGCTGAAATCTGGGTATTTTGTTCAGGCAGCATTAAGAGAAAGAAGGTGGGATGGTGTAATGAAATCACAGATTAGCCATGATTTAAATAAATGCCTGAACAGGTTCAGAGGACTAGTGTATTCATGGCACATTTCATGATCTTGAGAGAGAATGCCGAGCAGCCATATGATATATCCATTCTATAAGCTGCCCCAAGCAGTAATGAATCTTGAAGGTGTTCCTATGGTTTGTTTTAGACTATATTACAGTGTAACTGGAGGTCCTGCAAAGCACTCAAGTCCAGAAGTGTTTTGCAGTCAATGAAATACTCAGTCACTTTTGATCCAGAGAACATAGCAGCCATTTTGAGCATAGCAAGCACCCTATGTCTGTGATGTTGATGAAGGACGACAGAGAGAACCTTCCTGATATTTGCAAAAAATTCCCATGGTACTGTATAATTTTCCTAAAAGTACATTGGGGACCTCAGATTAATATCTTGTGTAGAAGTTAGCGTCTTTGAGAGCATGCCACTTCCTTGGTGGATGGAAATATCAGTGTAGATTTTAAGCTTAAGTCTCAGATTAGGACAAACTGTCGTGATTTGCTCACCCGTATGGACGAACATTACAGCTCGTTCTCTTCTAcatactcaccccccccccccccaccccaggttCAAAACGCTTTGAGTTGCTGTGAATGTACAGCTGTCCCCAAATGCTGTACTTAAATCTTTGCTAAGTCAAAGGACTTCATTCTATTTAAAATGCCACTCAACAATGGTTTTGTTGCTCCACAGAAAACATAGGGAACACATTTATCTTACAAACATAGGCTCTTAaaataggaaatattttagattttTTAAACCAGATTTATGGGAAGGAGTCTATTAAATAAGTGGGGGAAGACTCCATTTGCAACAATGGCCAGTCAATGCACAATCGGTGTCTAAACCTGTCTAAACAATGTGATT contains:
- the LOC140738555 gene encoding nuclear receptor subfamily 2 group C member 1-A-like isoform X4 codes for the protein MAGSPPVSLAEQTQVKLITVTDDLVQQLAEHQVSHSQGTLSTVIGRPIMTSTPQRIQIVPTDSGVTVAQRIQIVTDQQTGQKIQIVTSMDHGASKQFILTNSDGTASNKVILARPDSGQGKVILATPDSAGLNQLIFTSPDGSAQHIQIVTDATSAEQSAVKPPLEFCVVCGDRASGRHYGAVSCEGCKGFFKRSIRKNLVYVCRGSKDCVINKHHRNRCQYCRLQRCLALGMKQDSVQCERKPIEVSREKSANCAASTEKIYIRKDLRSPLAATPTFVTDKESARSGGLLEPGMLVNIQQPLMKTESAMLLTSENKAETCQGDLSTLANVVTSLANLSKSKDLSQSSADLSGIDALSNGDGSLSEMQQDDQSASDITRAFDTLAKALNPAEGSAVQNSAECMDTSGTNIQLISGEQSLPIVEIEGPLLSDVHVSFKLTMPSPMPEYLNVHYICESASRLLFLSMHWARSIPAFQALGPDNNTALVRACWNELFTLGLAQCSQVMNLSTILTAIVNHLQTSLQQGWQGANLQTVDSYKLSADRVKVVMEHIWKLQEFCNSMVKLSLDGYEYAYLKAIVLFSPDHPGLINAAQIDKFQEKAYMELQDYEAKAYPDDSYSWYVRSSVMWMLRNLKLFTLSTSDPLMSIGDVHTR